The following is a genomic window from Nicotiana tabacum cultivar K326 chromosome 3, ASM71507v2, whole genome shotgun sequence.
gaaagttgggcaattatttgggcctgtggtttgaaattgaagaagtggcccaatccgatttttctttgtatttttgttttttttcttcttttatttttctaaaactaaattataaaagtacttaaattattattaagaactaaattaagttataaaagtgcaaattaacttccaataacaattaacgcacaattaagtaataattaagcataaaattattcatttggacattaaatgctaaaaatgcaaaagatgcctatttttttaatttttaatttttgtaaacaaatttaattactaacaattgtagaattaaatcctacatgcaaaatgcgacatattttgtaatttttattaatttaacaaataaacaagcacagacaaatacaaataattatccaaaaatatcacaaaatctcacaaaattgcacaccaagaaaaatcattttatttgaattttttgggagtgattctcatatagggcaaaaatcacgtgcttacagctgcccctctttgctcgaagtcacgaagggttttcgcgcaaagatgaagcgagcgatttttgcccatccgagtactccgtgtgaagcattttttttttttgaaaaagatttgaccgaacctttgcttcaatggtttcctacatatcctgggctaaacaggaattaggtcaatgtagttcgggaagttttggtagctgggactaccgtgagactgcaatgttactgctgttgcatgctgttatcattGCTTAccaatctccttgttacaccgtgtttaaaagaaaacaagaagctaggctagactaaaatttgttcttgttgccttgctttcttgtcggcttgtgtttcctccggtgcttttcttcagatgcttttcttccttttgacacatgcacttgagtttgtgctgggacctcttattgcatccttttgcttcccggtgctggggatttttattgtttcctgctggggattcctgttgtaaccctctgttttattgtcctctgacttgatcttgaaatgtgtgcctctgttgtatgggcgggctcccaacttcaatacttgaaaattaatgctgaaatgtatgcctctgttatctgggcgggctcccaacttcaacgcttgaaatgtaaagattgaatgtattcctctcgttatacaggtgggcgcctggcatgaaatgtgaagactgaaaagtattcctctcgttatacagatgggcgcctggcttcatcatcttgaatttaacaacctctattttccaggcgggatcctaccaccaaaacaaacaaaacaaacgaaaattTCCTAACctcagtttgcactgggaagatttgtgagtcgttagcaaaattgtaacctatttatactactgatgcaatgatgagagtaaactaaagactagattAGGATGTGCacctcctacgagtaaaaccaaaaactcttgctagcaaatgtgtctgctaaagtAAAAACCtcgatgactcaaactagaaagtgcttcttctatggttgaatcggaatgaactaaactaggaagtgcgtctccttggggtgaaaacttcagtgactagaactaggaagtgcgtctcctatgaataaaatctcgattttaggaagtgcgtctcctaaaaaacttgaaagaccttgattaggaagtgcgtctcctacaggtaAAAGTTCAAtaaactagactaggaagtgcgtctcctatggtcgaacttaaaatgaatcaaactaggaggtgtatctcctaagggtgaaatctcaattccggaagtgcgtctcctaaaataaaatataatctgaaaaagccaaactaggaagtgcgtctcctataaatGGACTATCAATATTAGGAAGTGTGCCTCTTATGGGTAAaatctcaatgactcaaactaggaaatgcgtctcctacgaatgaaatcttaaatgaaccagactaggaagtgcgtctcctaaagcaaaagtataacctgagcgaaccagactaggaagtgcgtctcctaataatgaaaacttaattcaggaagtgcgtttcctatgcatgaaattaaacttaggaagtgcgtctcctaggggtaaaatagtcttaggaagtgcgtctcctatgggtgaaaccttaatgattttgaactaggaagtgcgtctcctatgaatgaaaataatttaggaagtgcgtctcctatgcgtgaaatcttaatttaggaagtgcgtctcctatggggtaaaagtaaacttaggaagtgcgtctcctatggggtaaaagtaaacttaggaagtgcgtctcctatggggaaAACTAAacttaaggaagtgcgtctcctattgggtacaataactttaagaagtgcatctcctattgggaaaaactaaacttaggaagtgcgtctcctattggtaaaattattcttaggaagtgcgtctcctattggtaaaacttacttaggacgtgcgtctcctcttggtgaaactaacttaggaagtgcgtctcctcttagtgaaacttacttaggatgtgcgtctcctcttggtgaagctaacttaggaagtgcgtctcctgttggtgaaacttacttaggatgtgcgtctcctgttggtgaaactaacttaggatgtgcgtctcctgttggtgaaacttaacttaggatgtgcgtctcctgttggtgaaacttacttaggatgtgcgtctcctgttggtgaaactaacttaggatgtgcgtctcctcttggtgaaacttaacttaggatgtgcgtctcctgttggtgaaactaacttaggaagtgcgtctcctgttggtgacgagtgtcaagagggatatccttgccaaaaccaaggttataaacctcaaggccaaggcccatgaacagagcaaggagagcagtgagcatgatttggcgaaatccatactagactaaaaggtcggggaaatgccagtttccgagctatgccacaaaagaagagggatatccccagcagaaagggattatccccagcaaataatatcatccccaacaagttgtgcaacgcagagcaaggaaggaaaaagggaaaaccatcccagcaggagtatcacaaccaaccaccatgttttaaactaacaaattctgtttgatttgaagcaggtaaaggaaatggcattgaggccagaaatgcatgccacaagggatattatcaaactggggcagaaaattttccttccatttagaagattttctggaagtcaggtacccattcggggaagaataaagataacgccagtctcaagggaagtggtctttaaaccaatgttgcccccaacataataagtttcaatggaagAAGTCGTTCCCCAGAAAATATGAAACTTGAGCTTAGAAAAAGCAAGAGGCcagcatcattcccaacagccttccgaagagtgaagcactagttctgaaggaatcagaattccccagcagtgttatcctcaacagcgctatccccagctgataacattttatcccccaacaggtaagtaaataatttctcagcagtgttatccccaacaagttttcgaggtaagacatttttcaagttttttttctttgggttcatccgccctcgaataggatatgtcgggttcatccgccctcgaaaaggatatttcgggttcatccgcccttgaataggatatgtcgggttcatccgccctcgaacaggatatgtcgggttcatccgccctcgaacaggatatgtcgggttcatccgccccagtttcttgcttggggattttttaattgattgatctttttttcatttttcaaaattatgaccgagccgtgaagcgcctacgtatcctctttgaggaatcagtaaAGTAGTATGTaacctatttgagggcggatgaacccaaactatcttatttagagacaaacttaatagaacaaatgtagtcactataggtttatctttaaaaataagaatgagatgagcctcgccaaataaaaatacaaaattgcggggccctcagtaaatgtTTGCTTTatattgcttagacttcgggatggaccgtttagcaaaattccacggccctacccaaagtagatgatacgctagtcgctttaggcgcgcctttaataatttaattttcttaaactcgggtgcacattgatgtgacctaaatccaaatctcaacggagtcaaagtgtgtcgacgaccacgggtacattgattgtaacgcgattcgagatacattttcacaacgttgcaattccttgtaaaaaataataataataattatgaaagcggtaaaaagttaaaatttgcacataagttcatatttgtattaaatcagataatcaagccaaataagacagttgagcgaccgtgctagaaccacggaactcgggaatgcctaacaccttctcccgggttaacagaattccttatccggatttctggtgcgcagactgtaatatggagtattcttttcctcgattcgggattaaaattggtgacttgggacaccctaaatctcccaagtggcgactctgaaataaataaacaaatcccgtttcgattgtcctttaattggaaaaaactcccttgtaccctctcgggtacggaaaaaggaggtgtgacaccatcGACGAAAATATAAGTTCAActtcgttcgaatcacgatgggattctacttcgacgacaactcgaagcaacatcccaatgaccaaggccatcgacaaaaatataaGGATTCAAACTACGACGtgattctacttcgacgacagcTTGAAGTAACAttccaatggccaaggccatcgacgaaaatataagttcgacctcgttcgaaccacgatgggattctacttcgacgacagctcgaagcaacatcccaatggccaaggccatcgacgaaaatataagttcgacctcgttcgaactacgatgggattctacttcgacgacagctcgaagcaacatcccaatggccaagtcCATCGACGAAAATATAAGTTCgatctcgttcgaactacgacgggattctacttcaacgacagttcgaagcaacatcccaatggccaagtcCATCGACGAAAATATAAGTTCGAtctcattcgaactacgacgggattctacttcgatgacagttcgaagcaacatcctgaTAGCCAAGGGCGTCAATGATACCATGGGTTTGATAAATGCAAGAAAGAACAAGGCGACAAAGTAAATTTTACATTATAGCAAAATGTTATTTACACTTACAAACGGGTTCAAGTATGCCCCGTGCAAAAACCCCTAAACAAAAACAAGTACCAAAAAAAGGGGGGAGACTACACATCGTCCCCAGCGGGGTAAGCATCTTCCTACCACGAATCTGAAGAAAGGCGGTTTGCATCATCAGAGTTGATATCATCCCCGTCAGGTGTGAGGGGGTCGTACCTGCATGCCTCACGACTGCACGAGCTTCGGCGTGCACAGCATGAACCTCTGCCTAAGTAGCCCTTCCCTCGGCGTAGAAAGCCTTATACACATCAAGCCTAATCTTCGCATAGACCCACAACTCGTATAAATAATGGGGCACAACCAGATCGGCTGAGGCACGAGACGTAGAAGGCTTAGAATGTCGGATCGCATCCTCTGCCCTTAGCGAGGCCATTTGTTCGTTTAGTGCAGCCAGCTCTTCCTCCAACTCTTTGACACGCCCTTCGAGCCCTGCAACCCGACGACCAGAGGCTTCCTTCTCCTCAGTCAACTTCGTCCTGGAAATGCGGAGGCATCTTCCAAAGATACCGACTCAAAAATAGTCGCCGTCAGCTTATCAGAGCTAACACGCAGCTCGCCCTTAAGGACCTCAATCTCCACTGCCTTAGTACTCAACTCAGCGGTCAAGTCAGCCACCATCGCCTGTAGGTCGGCATTCTCGGCCGTCACCCCCTGATCAACTCGAGCTCATCCTCCTTCGCCTTAAGGAAGGCCTCATGCTCACTATTACGGGTGACAACCTTCACGAGCTCCTCGTCCCTCTCCCTCAACTCCGCTACCTTGCGCTCCAACTGGTCCTCCCGCTACTTGAGCCCGTCACGAAATACCTGAAACTCAAGGTCCTGATGATAAATGTCAGCCATCGCCCAATGCTTAGCATGATACTGCTGATACTTGGACGACATATTCTCATAAAGGcccatcctttttctttctcGACGCTCTCTCTCAACCTCCAGGACGAGGGTCTGACAAAAAGAGAAGGGCAGAAGTTAGAAACAAAATACAAAACGACGATTACCGCACCAACCAACGacgaaaaaagaaggaaagacaCCTACCTGCAGGGCCATACTAGCGACCTTCTGAGATAACTCCACGTCGCTCATCGCCCTAAGCATCTCGCTTTCAAGAGCGGCACATAGAAGAGCTAGAGCCGACGCCACCTGCTCGTTGTTCAATAGCACGTTGTAGTTCCCCGAAACGACCACATGATGGTCGGATCCGTCCATCCTGACCTCCACATGAGTATGGCGACCCACAAATTCATTAACATCCTCTGGGTCGATATCCGAACCTGAGTCGCCACCCTCAACACGATGCCCTCCAACGTTGGACGAATGCACCACCCTCAACAGAGCGCACTAAACCAGCTCCTGGGCCAACTCCTTCCACTTGGGTAGACCTCTCTGACAAAATGGCATCAGCCATGAGTACGGGCACATAGGCTGTCCGGGATGACCTGCTTCCATCAGCGTCCGTAGCCATGCCCTTCCCCAGCTCTAGCATCCTCCTTTTCCTCGACAATGGCTCATCCCCGTTAGAGGATTCATCCAAAGGATATGAGGCCGGTACCGAAGAAGCCTCTTCCCTCGCAGCCACGACTCAAGACGGATCTCCTAATTGAATAGGTTGAGGACGACCCTCTTGGACAGACTCACTCAAGACAAACTACGTATCTGTAGTAGCAACGGCTTGTCGAAAGGCGGGGACTGGTGACCTCCGCCTGGAAGCTCCTCGACCTATCATCACAAAGGGTCATACCATTAAGTAAGGTCGCATGGCCAACGAAGTAGTAAGTAAGACATTTACCTGAGGAAACTTTAGGGCTATAACGCTGCACAAAGGCGGGCCAAGTTTGAGTTTCTACTGCATGAGGCAATAGGCGGGCTACCCAATCTCTGATACCCGCAATGGGGCGAGGTGGATGGCCCATAGCTGCAAAACGGCAAGCGAATAAACTTTACAGTGAATACAGAAAAAAAGGGGAACATAACGAATGATGGCACTCACGAGCCCTGTTCCACTGCTCCGGAATCTGGCGGAGTCAGAAACAATGTGCTCAGTCTTGACAAATAAGTACTTGTGCCAAAACTTGCGGCTCGCCCGGTCAACCGTCCCTACCACCAGCCCTTTCGTGCCACGAAGCCTCAAATGCACCATAGTACCCCTGAGGAAGCCAGGCGTGAACAAGTGCAAAAGGTGGTGGACAAAAACGCTACACTCCGCCAACTCTGCATACTTGGTCAACATCAGAAGCACCTTGAGCGTGTATGGCGAAAGTTGTGCTGGGCAAACTTGGTAAAACCTGCAGAATTCTTCCGCTAAGGGGAAGAGAGGAAGGGTATAGCCGATCATAAAAAGATACTCATAGAAAGCGCAATACCCAGGTTTGTGGACGTCCACATAATCTCTCCCTGCTGGAACCATTTCTATATGAGCAGGAATGCAATACTTTACACGAAGGGCATCGATATGGACCTGCTCCGTCTCAGAAAATACGGGGTTCGGGGTAGGAGGTGGATCTTTGAGGAAGTCACTCTAGGATAAGGGGTGCCTCGGTAGTAGCTCCTCCACCATAGGAGGGTTGTCACTCTCTTTTACCACCACATCTCCGCTATCAGAAGGAGGCACCGTGGATGACGGGGTGGCTTCAGGAACCTCTTCACGAGAGCGATGAGACCTTGGCAAAATATCGCTTAAAAGAATATCAACACGAAAGGAGGAAGGAAGAAAAAGCCTCGGGTGAAGAACGAAAGAAGAACAGAAGAATATGAGAACAAGTGAGGAAGAATGAAAGGGGTCTTCAAGAGAGGAATGGCtaaagtttttcaaaaatcaaacccTTCACCTATTCATAGGACTGGGTGGCGCCAGAATCGAGGCGACAGGTCTTAAAGCAGCGCAAGAATCGAAGCACCAAGCCGTCGGTCCCTGCCTCGAAAACCTGCATAATGATGACACACGTAAATCTGACATCACTTCCCGGAAAAGTGTACCACACGATGTTTCGCCGAGCATGATGACCATCTCCCATTGGCCACGTCGTAACGTTCCCACATGTCAAATTTCTCCAAAAGAACGCATGAAGTCTGCTCATCGAGGACGCGACCGGTCGCGACCCCGACAAGCGGAGGGACTGACTGTATTGGTCCAAATTTGACCAACCACGACCTATGACGAGTACGACAAATGACCGGATACCTTCAAATCGGCGTCCCGAGGAAGGCGACCCTAGGGAGAAAGAAGAGACTGTACGACCCTTGTTGTAGTGTACGCCCATTAGGGGACATTAAAAATATTCCGCCGAATATTCCTTGTATTTTGTTTCTTACAATTCGGAAGGGTTTCTCTCTAATATATAAGGGAGACAAAAAACCTTGGAAGGGTCAGTGATACTCTGGGAAACTTACTAATCTTGAATAAAAAGAAACTTTGCAACTCTCTTCTCTTTACCTATTATTATTGTAGAGATTATTATCTTCAGctacgatttaccccttcatctttgattgatttgtttcaaaaaggttttaatatcttttgagtaaACAAGGGAAAAAACATACTTCAAGGATGACAATATTTTTGCCAAGAAAAGATAAAACAATTTTTGCATAATGATTTTCTAAAACAATGCTTTAGTACCTTACTTTAATTGGCACACTGATGAATCTTAAGTAGGACGCCACATGATTTGGTATAGTATTTAATTTGTTTCTTTGTTCATTGTCGCGTGGCCTTTGTGCTCACACCGACACTCGCAAATACGCCATTTTCTTTAGTCCACAAACTtattgaaacaaaaaaaaaaaaaaaagtaaaaagaaaccAAACGGAACGACAAGAAGGGTGTGACCTAGTGCAATGAAATGTATTGAGAATTATAATATTTCAGGTTTAATTTTAGCGGAGGCAAAAAAATTATCaggtgatttttttttattcgttcaaattttaaagaacaaAGCTACCCAATAATATTATAcagatgaaaaataataaatacccgTAAAATTAATAGTGGGACCCATAAACAAATCAGATACACTTTGGTTATAAAAAAATAGAACGCCTAGACACTAAAGTCGTCAGCTCCATCTTGGTTAGTTGGGTTGTCTTTCTCTTTCCTTCTACCCCACTTCCACCGTCGGCAGCTGTTAAGAGACAATTCTTCTACGGCTACAGCTCTTTTTCTGTCTTTTTTAATTACTACTCCGACGACTACTATTATCTAAAGAATTTAATTTATATGTTttcatttgtaaaatatttttatatcatTAATTTAGTTGAAACTTTTAGAATATctatttccagaaattaatttactattatTATAATTTaactggttatatatatatatatatataaaacatataTAAAAAACATGTTCTCAATCTATTGTTAGGATACAATATAAGACCTCCATCAAAAGAATATGTAATAGAAGACTAGATGTAAATTAAACTCATTATGTATTCTTCACTTTATCGTTAGGCTATTAGAAACCGTTATCTATAGTctatttaaaaattaaactctTTATGTAAACGTTTATTTCAAATATTTCGTACTCCATCAGGCTaaagaagttttagatatttAACTGTTATTTCCATATGTATTAAGTAGAAGATTCTTTTCTTTACGGGTTAAAAAGTCCTTGTATTGCCACAGACGCTTCACACTCCTCCTATTTGCTTGCAAATTACCAGCCATAGCAACGAATTGAAAAGACGGGCGACTCTTTAATTTTTGAACACAATTGCATTCTTTATATGAATACATTGGCAATTAAGACAGATAGAGATTTCGTTGATAGCTGCAAAATTTAACCATTGAAGATGACACTTTGTTTACTTTCCGATTTTTATGTTCTTTATTGAATTCTACAGGACTGTTATTTTTAGGTATAAACATTCATACACTTCAATTTGATagaaagttcttttttttttctttcctaaaCAGTGGCGGCTCGGCCCCCATAAAATTAATGCCccaaatttactcaaattatATATAATGtaaataattatgtatttattattAGTGATAAATAAATTAGTTTTAATCATTTGTTGTCAATTTTTAAAGTTTATACTAAAAAGTGTAGATTATTAATTTGCATTTTTTtcgtattttttattattcttttttgttACCTCACGCATGGTGGATGTGCTCAACTTCTTAATTTGTCTAACGCACTTCAACTTGAATCAATTTTATTTATAACTATGATTTTGTAgaatcttcttctattctttAAGTGCTTTTTAGACAATTTTTCAATCTTAAGCTAATAAAATTATCAAAGAATTAGATATGAAAAAGCATTTCTTAACCTCGAATATTTTTTGAGGCCTCCTTTTAAATTTTCTCTTTACGTCACATGTAGTATTGTGCCGCCTCTGTTCCTAAACTAACATAATTACAAAAAATGAGAACACTCAAAACTATAGTACTACTATCATTTATAGTTATAATTTGCAAGTACACTTTTGGTTCCAATATCCGATTGGGGCTTTGTTTTACTCTATTCAGTTTTAAATAAAGTAGCTTATTGAAGTATTTTTTTCACCTTTTATTTAAGGAATTATACCCTCAGGGTCCatttagttttttcttttgtAAGAAAAAAGAATATCGAATAACACACGCAGACATTATGTCTCTAATTATCATTTTAAGAAGACCCTCAAAGTTTTAATAAGCCTGTCTTATCTTAAAGGGGCATCGCTTCATTGAGTAAAAGTAAattcttttaataaaaataatactattaCATAATATAATGTACATAGTAAGAattcttatttaattttaaattttaagtttttatttaaaacctaatatttttatatatacttacTAATATGTAaagtcaattttaactttattactactactatttaCTTTATAATCATTTTCGATAATTCAGTAATGGAAACTTACATTTAATAAGAGCAAATAAGTAATTTTGGATGAAAACAACATACACAATAAAAAGCTTTATTACAGCGGCCAGTGGGTGGTTATTGTCTAAAAAGACATTATTAAAGTCCACTCTCAATAGACTAACTTGCCATGTGAGCTCAGTTCCAGCTGCCACTCACCGCCAAGATTTTTCTCCTCTCTTTTAGCCCATTTTCAGTAGCATTTTAGCAGATCTTAAGCAGAGAGTGTCCCAAAAGAAAAAGCACAAGAAAATCTATAGCAGCTACAAGGGGCTTATGGAGTTCTTCAGATCTTTTCCTAGATTTACTACTACTGCAGTATTATTAATCTTCTTGCTGTCTTGCTTCAGCTTTTCATCGACAGGTTTGCTCATGACTTTATACCCTTTTTTTTTTGCAATCCATTTAATTTTTTGTGAAATGGGTTTTAATTAGTTCTTGATTTGCTTGTTTGGATTTGAAGTATTCGGTAATACTGAGAGTTCTTGATGGCATTTCTTGGAGGATTagaattttttttgtgatttttaacatcaagatttgatttttatgtCAAATCACATATCATGTTTGATTTTAATGTCACATTACAtctaatttctattgttgggaTTAATGAACTGAAATCATACTGGACCAAAGATTGATCTGCTTCTTGCCAAACTAAATCCAGAGGAGTAAACTATATCGGGTCTTGATTTGGGCAAATTGAACCTAAATGTTAGATCTTTAATGTTTTCTACTGATTAATTCCTCCCCATCCCCCAAGAGAGGGAGCGAGCATCTAAAGATACACCGGTAGGTAGTGATAAATCTCACTGAAAAGGATTTCAGATCAATCTCATTTTTCCTTTCACTTGGGTTTTACTCTAATTTATGCTTCACAATTATATAGGAAGCTAAAAGTATTCTTATCTTTAGTCAATGTGCTATCCTAATTGAATTCTCTGCATTCTCCTAaagacaagatcaaagaagatcGTAACAGTTTGGCTCCGTGCCTGTACTAGATATATGTCAACTATGATCGCTGGTCAAATACGAGCCCTGGAAAACATTTGGAAATGATGGATCCAGTCCAAACTATATTCTTCTATCGGAGAATCCATTTTGTTGCAATTGATGTTCTGATGTTAGAATTTAGGGGTTACATTCTCACAACTTGCATTTTACCACGTTGGTTAGGATTTTAAAGTTTGAACTGAATATACAACCATATTCAACTTGTTACATAGTCTACAGAAAGTTGAACTCCTTAAAAATTTCTCATTTTCTATGTTGTTGAATCAGATATGGGATTCATTTCACCCTTTTCTACTACATCAGGGTAAAGATCTGTTGTTTTTCACATTTTTCACATTATAATTTTGTTTCTGGTTTTCTTCTAGATGCCTTCGATGCACTTGATCCCAATGGCAACATCACAATAAAATGGGATGTCATCAGCTGGACGCCGGATGGATATGTTGTAAGTAgcactctctttctctctctctcttccccTCCCTTTGTTTTTTGAAAACCATTTTGGACTAAAACCAGTCTGCATCTGTTGCACTGCAGTTTCTGAGTTTGTTTAAGAATTGCCTTTCCACACATTAGTTGTTTCCAGTGTTATTGCGTGTAGTGCATAGAAAAAAGTTTTTTAAGTTCTTTAGCAAACTGTTTTATTCTTTAGTCTTTAGGTTTCAGTGTCATGTTCTATATATGCTTTAGTCTGCATTTACCTCTACTTCTTCTTGTTGGAGTAGTATTGAACAAATTGGAAGTTTCTGATCATTATCATTGGCAACGGACAGGCTGTTGTGACTATGTTCAACTTCCAGCAATATAGACATATTCAAGCACCAGGCTGGACTCTGGGATGGACATGGGCGAAGAAGGAAGTAATATGGAACATGATGGGAGCTCAAACAACAGAGCAAGGAGATTGTTCGAAATTTAAAGGAAACATTCCCCATTGTTGCAAGAAGGATCCAACCGTTGTTGACTTACTGCCCGGAACTCCTTACAACCAGCAGATTGCAAATTGCTGCAAGGGAGGAGTGATCAACTCATGGGGCCAAGATACTGCAACTGCTGTTAGCTCATTCCAAGTCAGTGTTGGTGCTGCCGGAACAACCAATAAAACAGTTAGAGTTCCTAAGAACTTCACCTTAAAGGCACCTGGGCCTGGTTATACTTGTGGACCCGCTAAAATTGTTAAACCCACTAAGTTCGTTACTCAAGATGGGAGACGAGTAACACAAGCCATGAGTaagttaattgttgagatatctccTTTGTCCatgaaaaaaatgagaattcTGGAATTCCTCTTTTAAGTCTGTTATTTCTCCTTATAATTGCCATTGAAGATTAATTTCTAACTATTTATATTGTTAATGACAGTGACTTGGAATGTCACGTGCACATACTCACAGTTCCTAGCTCAAAAAACTCCCACATGCTGCGTCTCTATCTCATCCTTCTACAATGACACAATTGTACCGTGTCCAACATGCACTTGTGGCTGCCAGAAGAATGGCACTCAGCATGGAAATTGTGTAGAGTAAG
Proteins encoded in this region:
- the LOC107820798 gene encoding protein COBRA-like, whose translation is MEFFRSFPRFTTTAVLLIFLLSCFSFSSTDAFDALDPNGNITIKWDVISWTPDGYVAVVTMFNFQQYRHIQAPGWTLGWTWAKKEVIWNMMGAQTTEQGDCSKFKGNIPHCCKKDPTVVDLLPGTPYNQQIANCCKGGVINSWGQDTATAVSSFQVSVGAAGTTNKTVRVPKNFTLKAPGPGYTCGPAKIVKPTKFVTQDGRRVTQAMMTWNVTCTYSQFLAQKTPTCCVSISSFYNDTIVPCPTCTCGCQKNGTQHGNCVDQDEPHLASVVSDHGKKNTYAPLVQCTNHMCPIRIHWHVKLNYKEYWRVKVTITNFNYNMNYTQWNLVVQHPNFDNLTQLFSFNYKSLTPYGAINDTAMLWGMKFYNDLLMQAGPLGNVQSELLFRKDLSTFTFDKGWAFPRRVYFNGDNCVMPPPDSYPYMPNAGTLWKVSSLKLVVTLMLSTAFFFAFI